In Heterodontus francisci isolate sHetFra1 chromosome 48, sHetFra1.hap1, whole genome shotgun sequence, a single window of DNA contains:
- the LOC137357290 gene encoding uncharacterized protein yields the protein MQSTADGPHPANSHLGSGFPKQQQANCDLRSQTKVGAVLQVTEDSHQVPNLYLDQELGFATNSCVGPDKVRQSTDSGMAKLRTPQIANSCPRSGVACPSEGFQNSDAISHANTTVPLRHKDPIPCHRARTVSFSDAPLAWSTPHPTRHPKIYQSHSNSGSIKPSETSQSHTSCGAMRRAKQSQPHSSHRSTRRAKQSQPHSTSGPIRPAEPPPIPFSCAPVKHAEASRCHFTPESVRCANASHSHSCPASMRHISTPQPNFTPHSVRCANTSHCHSNPGPIRHPEPSQTHFTSDPVRCANASHSHCTPAPIRHTAAPQSHYPIPSPVRRNETSRSHSSPAPIKNAEASPVPFSPTPGRHTEPSRCHFPRDPVRCANASHFHSSLGPIRHTETSRSHSIPGLVRNAVIPHCHPMPCPVRCANASHSHTSPNQMKKTQSNFSHDALKHAQKHQTAISLGPMRDAKTGDCLAQEL from the coding sequence ATGCAAAGTACAGCAGATGGACCCCACCCTGCCAATTCACACTTGGGCAGTGGTTTTCCAAAGCAACAGCAGGCAAATTGTGATCTCAGGAGTCAAACAAAAGTAGGTGCCGTCCTCCAGGTCACAGAAGATAGTCATCAAGTGCCAAACCTTTATCTAGATCAAGAACTTGGGTTTGCAACGAATTCATGCGTGGGCCCGGACAAAGTTCGGCAGAGCACGGATTCGGGAATGGCAAAACTAAGGACTCCCCAGATTGCAAACTCCTGTCCTAGATCAGGAGTGGCATGTCCTTCTGAAGGTTTCCAAAACTCGGATGCGATTTCACATGCTAACACTACTGTCCCACTTCGACACAAAGATCCAATACCTTGTCACCGTGCTCGCACTGTATCATTCTCAGATGCGCCTCTAGCCTGGTCTACCCCTCATCCAACAAGGCATCCcaaaatatatcagtctcactctAACTCTGGTTCAATAAAGCCCTCTGAAACTTCTCAGTCTCACACCAGCTGTGGTGCAATGAGGCGCGCTAAACAATCTCAGCCTCACTCTTCCCACAGGTCAACAAGGCGCGCTAAACAATCACAGCCTCATTCCACCTCTGGTCCAATAAGGCCTGCTGAACCTCCTCCGATTCCCTTCAGCTGCGCTCCGGTAAAACACGCCGAAGCATCTCGTTGTCATTTTACCCCTGAATCCGTCAGATGTGCTAACGCATCTCATTCTCACTCTTGCCCTGCTTCAATGAGGCACATTTCAACACCTCAGCCTAATTTTACTCCTCATTCAGTCAGATGTGCGAACACGTCTCATTGTCACAGCAACCCTGGTCCAATAAGGCACCCCGAACCATCTCAGACGCATTTTACCTCTGATCCTGTAAGATGTGCTAACGCATCTCATTCTCACTGTACCCCTGCTCCAATAAGGCACACGGCGGCACCTCAATCCCACTATCCTATCCCCAGTCCAGTAAGACGCAATGAAACCTCCCGGTCTCACTCTAGCCCTGCCCCAATAAAAAACGCTGAAGCATCTCCGGTTCCCTTTAGCCCTACTCCAGGCAGACACACCGAACCATCTCGGTGTCATTTTCCCCGTGATCCTGTCAGATGTGCCAACGCATCTCATTTTCACTCTAGCCTTGGTCCAAtaagacacactgaaacctctcggtCTCACTCGATCCCTGGTCTCGTAAGGAATGCTGTAATACCTCACTGTCATCCTATGCCATGTCCAGTAAGGTGTGCCAATGCATCTCATTCTCACACTAGTCCGAATCAGATGAAGAAAACTCAATCTAATTTTAGCCACGATGCATTAAAACATGCGCAAAAGCATCAGACTGCTATTAGCCTTGGTCCAATGAGGGATGCTAAAACTGGTGACTGCCTAGCTCAGGAGCTTTAA